The Etheostoma spectabile isolate EspeVRDwgs_2016 chromosome 1, UIUC_Espe_1.0, whole genome shotgun sequence genome has a segment encoding these proteins:
- the rassf10b gene encoding ras association domain-containing protein 10, whose translation MESEESKISVWVCREEKLVFGLSKRTTCADVVQILLEDQNSQHGLSTASCSQSYCIVEKWRGFERILPKKTKILRLWVAWAEEQGNVKFVLVKSEASLANHGARSAEARVVLSKHSPCVTKGTPRSPMGGIPPEKQRRVVRKAFRKLEKINQKRAQRDASSVEKMETLVHLVISQDHTIRQQVQRITELDADIERCETKVHFDRIKRHGVNYVQDTYLVDAASKREGDQVCSAETLAKFEEYVRQCEEVVRLQEELLEQEALIDIFTVQMQEELNHRWMQRRDEELHSRGTEPCEGAPSHPGTEANTASEKGLILEEERIRTQLDASLYIGLRLNTDLEAIRSDLELTQEICGAREKEMRDLLEKVNTLDIEEGTEERCSHGADDKIGMTSTLERKNEWVEQARGLSKAHSVNDDDSDTGLSSLHSQDSGSHTVWESLV comes from the coding sequence ATGGAGTCGGAAGAGAGTAAGATATCAGTGTGGGTCTGCCGGGAGGAGAAGCTCGTCTTCGGCTTGTCAAAGCGCACAACCTGCGCTGATGTTGTCCAAATACTTCTGGAGGACCAGAACTCACAGCACGGCCTCTCCACAGCTTCCTGCTCGCAGTCTTACTGCATCGTGGAGAAATGGAGAGGCTTCGAGAGGATCTTACCGAAGAAAACCAAGATTTTACGGCTTTGGGTCGCGTGGGCAGAGGAGCAGGGGAATGTCAAGTTTGTGTTGGTGAAAAGTGAGGCGTCTTTGGCGAACCACGGAGCCCGGAGCGCAGAGGCGCGAGTAGTGCTCAGCAAACACAGCCCCTGTGTTACCAAGGGGACTCCACGGTCTCCCATGGGTGGCATCCCACCCGAAAAACAGCGTCGAGTCGTCAGGAAAGCTTTCAGAAAGTTGGAGAAGATCAATCAAAAGAGGGCGCAGAGAGACGCGTCCTCTGTGGAAAAGATGGAAACGTTGGTCCATCTTGTGATTTCTCAGGATCATACAATCCGCCAGCAGGTCCAGAGGATTACAGAGCTGGACGCAGACATCGAAAGATGCGAGACAAAAGTGCATTTTGACAGAATAAAAAGACACGGGGTTAATTATGTGCAGGACACGTATTTAGTGGATGCTGCTTCCAAGCGAGAGGGAGACCAAGTGTGTTCAGCTGAGACTCTTGCCAAGTTTGAAGAGTATGTCCGGCAGTGTGAGGAGGTGGTTCGACTACAAGAGGAGCTCTTGGAGCAGGAAGCCCTTATAGACATTTTCACGGTGCAGATGCAGGAAGAGCTGAACCACCGCTGGATGCAGCGGAGAGACGAGGAGCTGCACAGCAGAGGAACAGAGCCGTGTGAGGGCGCACCATCCCACCCCGGCACCGAGGCAAACACAGCGTCAGAAAAGGGGCTGATTTTGGAAGAAGAGAGGATCAGAACACAGCTAGATGCGAGTTTATACATCGGTCTGCGCCTCAACACGGATTTAGAAGCTATTAGGAGCGATTTAGAGTTGACCCAGGAGATTTGTGGGGCGAGGGAGAAGGAGATGAGGGATTTACTCGAGAAAGTGAACACTTTGGACATAGAGGAAGGGACAGAGGAGAGATGTAGCCACGGGGCAGATGACAAAATAGGGATGACGAGCACTTTGGAGAGGAAAAATGAGTGGGTGGAGCAGGCCAGGGGCCTGTCCAAAGCTCACAGTGTGAACGATGACGACTCAGACACTGGCTTAAGTTCTCTGCACAGTCAGGACTCAGGCAGTCACACTGTGTGGGAGTCTTTGGTTTAG